Proteins from one Candidatus Zixiibacteriota bacterium genomic window:
- a CDS encoding DUF4430 domain-containing protein codes for MTLGNFHQRRALVCWVAVGAVLLSAGCGQNGSRPRPGHGAQDSRALIIAYSPDSADTFACPGRDSIAVLDLLMQMARSDSTIVRTKTYPFGVLVDQIGYRRNGDGGFWLYSVNGAMIPESADKHRIGAGDTVRFLFDER; via the coding sequence ATGACGTTGGGCAACTTTCATCAGCGTCGGGCACTGGTGTGTTGGGTCGCCGTGGGCGCGGTGCTCCTGTCGGCCGGGTGCGGTCAGAATGGCAGCCGACCGCGTCCAGGGCATGGCGCGCAGGATTCTCGGGCATTGATCATCGCCTACAGCCCGGACTCAGCCGATACGTTCGCCTGTCCCGGCCGCGATTCCATCGCGGTTCTCGATCTCCTGATGCAGATGGCCCGCTCCGACAGCACGATTGTGCGCACCAAGACATACCCATTCGGTGTCTTGGTTGACCAGATCGGGTACCGTCGCAACGGCGACGGTGGTTTCTGGCTATACAGCGTCAACGGTGCCATGATCCCGGAGTCGGCGGACAAACATCGGATCGGTGCGGGCGACACCGTGCGGTTCTTATTCGATGAGCGATGA
- a CDS encoding CDP-alcohol phosphatidyltransferase family protein, which produces MSSAGTTSLWTVPNLLSLSRVILLPVWWWVMDSPDPSRRWWGAALIAYGILSDVLDGYLARRWGQVSLWGKVIDPVGDKLAGLVIGLFCVMHRGFPLAAFLLGTGRDLVLVVGGWVRYRRTGVMPISANLGRYAAFLWGVLLLLYAFDTSAIAHVIVWPTVALYLIAGIDYLRRR; this is translated from the coding sequence ATGTCTTCGGCCGGCACCACGTCACTTTGGACCGTCCCCAATCTGCTCTCACTGTCCCGGGTGATCCTGCTGCCGGTGTGGTGGTGGGTCATGGACTCCCCCGACCCATCACGACGCTGGTGGGGCGCGGCGCTCATCGCCTACGGTATTCTCTCCGATGTTCTCGATGGCTATCTGGCGCGCCGATGGGGGCAGGTGTCGCTCTGGGGGAAGGTGATCGATCCGGTCGGCGACAAACTCGCGGGATTGGTGATCGGTTTGTTCTGTGTGATGCATCGTGGTTTCCCACTCGCCGCGTTTCTTCTGGGAACCGGCCGCGACTTGGTTCTGGTCGTCGGCGGGTGGGTGCGCTATCGCCGCACAGGAGTCATGCCGATCTCGGCAAATCTCGGCCGCTACGCCGCCTTTCTGTGGGGAGTTCTGCTGTTGCTCTATGCCTTCGATACGTCGGCCATAGCTCATGTCATTGTCTGGCCCACGGTGGCGCTGTATCTCATCGCTGGGATCGACTATCTCCGTCGTCGATGA
- the mtnA gene encoding S-methyl-5-thioribose-1-phosphate isomerase, which yields MRFRTLAWADGALHLLDQRRLPGRVDTVVCRTAEDVAGAIRNLTVRGAPAIGVAAAYGMVLATDRDSAARLLTSARPTAVNLGWAVARMRSVVEQNCGANPTRLREVLETEAIAIHEEDIAMCKRIGENGATLLADGMTVLTHCNAGALATTGIGTALGVIYTARDQGKRLRVYADETRPILQGARLTMWELMQEGIDATLITDNTAASLFSASRIDAVIVGADRIARNGDVANKIGTYNVAVLAAHHGVPFHVAAPRTTFDDDIATGRDIPIEERSADEVTDIGDTRIAPPGAKVFSPAFDVTPNALITAIISDTGIHPGGRTRRM from the coding sequence ATGCGTTTTCGGACATTGGCTTGGGCAGATGGCGCCCTGCACCTCCTCGACCAGCGGCGGCTGCCGGGGCGCGTTGACACGGTCGTCTGCCGCACAGCGGAGGATGTTGCCGGGGCGATCCGCAATCTGACCGTGCGCGGCGCACCGGCCATCGGTGTCGCCGCCGCCTATGGAATGGTCCTCGCCACGGACCGTGACTCCGCCGCACGACTGTTGACATCAGCGCGTCCGACCGCAGTGAACCTCGGCTGGGCGGTTGCGCGCATGAGGTCTGTCGTGGAACAAAACTGCGGCGCGAATCCGACGCGATTGCGTGAGGTTCTGGAAACGGAAGCAATCGCCATCCACGAGGAAGACATCGCGATGTGCAAACGCATCGGCGAGAACGGCGCCACGCTGTTGGCCGATGGCATGACCGTCTTGACACACTGCAACGCCGGGGCGTTGGCGACAACGGGCATCGGGACCGCGCTCGGCGTGATCTACACGGCGCGCGATCAGGGGAAGCGGCTGCGGGTCTATGCCGATGAGACGCGTCCGATTCTGCAAGGGGCGCGTCTGACAATGTGGGAGTTGATGCAAGAGGGGATCGACGCGACGTTGATCACCGACAACACCGCCGCGTCGCTCTTTTCCGCTTCACGGATCGATGCGGTTATCGTCGGCGCCGACCGCATCGCGCGCAATGGCGATGTCGCCAACAAGATCGGCACATACAACGTTGCGGTGCTGGCGGCGCATCATGGCGTCCCCTTCCATGTTGCCGCGCCGCGCACGACCTTTGACGACGACATCGCCACGGGGCGCGACATTCCAATCGAAGAACGCTCCGCCGATGAGGTCACCGACATCGGCGACACACGTATCGCACCCCCAGGTGCCAAGGTCTTCTCCCCCGCCTTCGATGTCACGCCGAATGCGCTGATCACGGCGATCATCTCCGACACGGGGATTCACCCCGGCGGACGGACAAGGAGAATGTGA
- a CDS encoding ATP-binding protein translates to MTGVESPFSPGKPVASDLFVGREVEIAEIGRFLRQSAQGRNENVFIGGERGFGKSSLALLCTGYAQNELGFSAAYCQLTAASSADEACTLIAQKLLAQMPKSLAERARGVFERYIESVSLGLPGTGVQVRFRADATLRNDLKLSFPELIRESYARLQPEVRGLMVVLDDLNGVARDFGFANFLKGWVDGMVTSGLPAMPLMIVLVGTQEKMQELSTNQPSVGRIFRPIILGRVADSVVDSFFERAFASVNVTVTPEASAVLRYFSGGVPSVMHEIGDATFWINRDTVVDEDDAFAGVWKAAEVVGLKYVEPQVVKRIRSKSYREIIRKIAEFPGGPFRRQNLLRAASDEDRTRVDNLLRKLEELGVIRKTDKSGEYEFIHTLHKLYFRLLSGHYPSPKTRH, encoded by the coding sequence ATGACCGGTGTCGAGTCACCCTTTTCTCCGGGCAAGCCTGTGGCCTCGGACCTTTTCGTCGGTCGCGAGGTGGAGATCGCCGAGATTGGCCGGTTTTTGCGCCAGTCTGCGCAGGGCCGCAATGAGAACGTGTTCATCGGTGGGGAACGGGGGTTCGGGAAATCTTCGCTCGCTCTCTTGTGCACCGGATATGCACAGAATGAACTTGGGTTCTCCGCTGCCTACTGCCAGTTGACGGCGGCATCGTCCGCCGACGAGGCATGCACGCTCATTGCCCAGAAGCTCCTGGCGCAGATGCCGAAGTCCCTGGCAGAGCGTGCAAGAGGCGTCTTCGAAAGATACATAGAATCGGTTTCGCTGGGTCTCCCGGGCACGGGTGTGCAGGTTAGGTTTCGTGCGGACGCAACTCTGCGCAACGATCTGAAACTCTCGTTCCCGGAATTGATTCGCGAGTCCTACGCGAGACTACAACCCGAGGTTCGAGGTCTAATGGTCGTGCTCGACGACCTCAATGGTGTTGCTCGTGACTTTGGATTCGCCAACTTTCTAAAAGGTTGGGTGGATGGCATGGTCACCAGCGGCCTCCCCGCCATGCCCCTGATGATCGTCCTGGTCGGAACACAGGAGAAGATGCAGGAATTGTCCACCAATCAGCCATCGGTCGGTCGTATCTTCCGGCCGATCATCTTGGGGCGTGTCGCCGATTCTGTCGTTGACTCGTTTTTCGAGCGCGCCTTCGCATCGGTCAACGTGACCGTGACTCCGGAGGCATCCGCTGTATTGCGCTATTTCTCCGGAGGTGTCCCCTCTGTAATGCATGAGATTGGCGACGCAACCTTCTGGATCAATCGCGACACGGTGGTCGACGAAGACGACGCTTTCGCCGGGGTCTGGAAGGCCGCTGAGGTGGTCGGTCTGAAGTATGTCGAGCCGCAGGTGGTCAAGCGAATCCGTAGCAAGTCCTATCGCGAGATCATTCGGAAGATCGCGGAATTCCCAGGAGGACCTTTCCGGCGGCAGAACCTCCTCAGAGCCGCGTCTGATGAAGACAGGACGCGGGTGGACAACCTGTTGCGCAAGTTGGAAGAGCTTGGTGTCATCAGGAAAACCGACAAGTCCGGCGAGTACGAGTTCATCCATACTCTGCACAAGTTATACTTCCGACTTCTCTCGGGACATTACCCCAGTCCCAAGACTCGGCATTAG
- a CDS encoding succinate dehydrogenase/fumarate reductase iron-sulfur subunit, whose amino-acid sequence MNLTLRVWRQKSPREAGRLVTYQARDIIPDMSFLEMLDVVNEGLILKGEDPIAFDHDCREGICGMCSLVINGVPHGHQSGTTVCQLHMRHFHDGQTITIEPWRARPFPVLKDLIIDRSAFDRIIQAGGFTSVNAGGAPDANAIPIPKEEAELAMDAAACIGCGACVAACKNASAMLFVGAKVSQFLHLPQGHPEREARVRNMVAAMDREGFGNCTNTYECEAVCPKNISVRVIAELNRELRRAAFRPPPAKRAVGAG is encoded by the coding sequence ATGAACCTGACACTCCGTGTGTGGCGGCAAAAAAGCCCCCGCGAGGCGGGGCGGTTGGTCACCTATCAGGCGCGGGACATCATCCCCGACATGTCGTTTCTGGAGATGCTCGACGTCGTCAACGAGGGTCTAATCCTCAAGGGCGAAGATCCGATCGCCTTCGATCACGATTGCCGCGAGGGGATCTGCGGCATGTGTTCGCTGGTGATCAATGGTGTGCCGCATGGCCATCAGAGCGGCACGACGGTCTGCCAGTTGCACATGCGCCACTTCCACGACGGGCAGACGATCACGATCGAGCCCTGGCGTGCCCGGCCGTTTCCGGTGTTGAAGGACCTGATCATCGACCGCAGTGCCTTCGATCGCATCATCCAGGCGGGCGGGTTCACCTCGGTCAATGCCGGCGGCGCGCCGGATGCCAATGCGATCCCGATCCCCAAAGAAGAGGCGGAGCTGGCGATGGATGCCGCCGCCTGCATCGGTTGCGGCGCCTGTGTCGCCGCCTGCAAGAACGCTTCGGCGATGCTCTTTGTCGGCGCCAAGGTCTCGCAGTTCCTGCACCTGCCGCAGGGGCATCCGGAACGGGAGGCGCGTGTCCGCAACATGGTCGCCGCGATGGACCGCGAGGGATTCGGCAACTGTACCAATACCTACGAGTGCGAGGCGGTCTGTCCGAAGAATATCAGCGTCCGCGTCATCGCCGAGTTGAATCGCGAATTGCGCCGGGCCGCATTCCGCCCGCCGCCGGCCAAGCGCGCGGTCGGCGCGGGATGA
- a CDS encoding fumarate reductase/succinate dehydrogenase flavoprotein subunit, protein MELASQVPSGPLTQKWDKHIAELKLVNPANKRKFRIIVVGSGLAGASAAASLAELGYNVDCLCYQDSPRRAHSIAAQGGINAAKNYQNDGDSVFRLFMDTLKGGDFRAREANVYRLAQVSNNIIDQCVAQGVPFAREYGGQLANRSFGGALVSRTFYARGQTGQQLLLGAYSSLSRQIALGKVRMFTRTEMLDLVLVDGVARGIVTRNLVTGEIVSFAGDAVVLATGGYGNLYFLSTMAAGANVSAVYRAYKRGALFANPCFVQIHPTCIPVSGEHQSKLTLMSESLRNDGRIWVPKKAGDKRASAQIPEDERDYYLERKYPTYGNLAPRDISSRAAKEVCDEGRGVGEFGRGVYLDFAESIGRLGAATIAERYGNLFEMYEKITGEDPYKVPMRIYPAVHYTMGGLWVDYNLMSNIPGLHVIGEANFSDHGANRLGASALMQGLADGYFIIPYTIGHYLAGAKPAKVTTDRPEFKAAEAEVRERLKRLLSLRGKRTVTSFHRELGHIMWEYCGMGRNDAGLKQALEKIPPLREEFWRNAIVPGVNEDLNTALEKAGRVADYLEFAELLCHDALTRTESCGSHFREESQTPEGEAQRDDEHFSHVSRWEFTGVGQRPNLHPEPLVFETVQPAVRSYK, encoded by the coding sequence ATGGAACTCGCAAGCCAGGTACCGTCCGGACCGCTGACCCAGAAATGGGACAAGCACATCGCCGAGCTCAAGTTGGTGAACCCGGCCAACAAACGGAAATTTCGCATCATCGTCGTGGGGTCGGGGTTGGCGGGCGCATCGGCCGCCGCCTCGTTGGCGGAACTCGGGTACAACGTCGACTGCCTTTGCTATCAAGATAGCCCGCGTCGGGCGCATTCGATCGCCGCCCAAGGCGGGATCAACGCCGCCAAGAACTACCAGAACGACGGCGACAGCGTCTTTCGCCTGTTTATGGACACGCTCAAGGGCGGCGACTTCCGCGCGCGCGAGGCGAATGTCTACCGTCTCGCCCAGGTCAGCAACAATATCATCGATCAGTGCGTGGCGCAGGGCGTGCCCTTTGCGCGCGAATATGGCGGCCAACTGGCCAACCGCTCCTTCGGCGGCGCGTTGGTGTCGCGCACGTTCTATGCGCGCGGACAGACCGGGCAGCAACTGCTGCTCGGCGCCTACTCGTCGCTGTCGCGGCAGATCGCTCTCGGCAAGGTGCGCATGTTCACGCGCACCGAGATGCTGGACCTGGTGCTGGTCGATGGCGTCGCGCGCGGCATCGTGACCCGCAATCTGGTCACCGGCGAGATCGTCTCCTTCGCGGGCGATGCCGTCGTGCTGGCCACCGGCGGATACGGCAACCTCTACTTCCTCTCGACCATGGCCGCCGGAGCGAATGTCAGCGCCGTCTACCGGGCGTACAAGCGCGGCGCCCTCTTCGCCAATCCCTGCTTCGTGCAGATTCACCCGACCTGCATCCCCGTCTCCGGCGAGCACCAATCCAAGTTGACCTTGATGTCGGAGTCGTTGCGCAACGACGGGCGCATCTGGGTCCCCAAGAAGGCCGGTGACAAGCGCGCGTCCGCCCAAATCCCCGAGGATGAGCGCGATTACTACCTCGAACGCAAGTACCCCACGTACGGGAATCTCGCCCCGCGCGACATCTCCTCGCGTGCCGCCAAGGAGGTCTGCGATGAGGGGCGCGGCGTCGGCGAGTTTGGGCGCGGCGTCTACCTCGACTTTGCCGAGTCCATCGGCCGTCTCGGTGCCGCCACGATCGCCGAGCGGTACGGCAATCTCTTTGAAATGTACGAAAAGATCACCGGCGAGGACCCCTACAAGGTGCCCATGCGCATCTATCCGGCGGTGCATTACACGATGGGCGGCCTTTGGGTCGACTACAACCTGATGAGCAACATCCCCGGGTTGCACGTGATCGGTGAGGCCAACTTCTCCGACCATGGCGCCAACCGTCTCGGCGCCAGTGCCCTCATGCAAGGACTGGCCGACGGCTACTTCATCATTCCCTACACGATCGGCCACTACCTTGCCGGCGCCAAGCCCGCCAAGGTCACGACCGACCGGCCGGAGTTCAAGGCGGCCGAAGCGGAGGTGAGAGAGCGCTTGAAACGTCTGCTCTCTCTCCGGGGCAAACGAACGGTCACGTCGTTCCATCGCGAACTCGGTCACATCATGTGGGAGTACTGCGGGATGGGGCGCAACGACGCCGGTCTGAAGCAGGCGCTGGAGAAGATACCCCCACTGCGAGAGGAGTTCTGGAGGAACGCCATCGTCCCCGGCGTCAATGAGGATCTCAACACGGCGTTGGAGAAAGCCGGGCGCGTCGCCGATTATCTCGAATTCGCCGAGCTTCTCTGCCATGACGCGTTGACGCGCACCGAGTCGTGCGGCTCGCATTTCCGTGAGGAAAGCCAGACGCCCGAGGGCGAGGCGCAACGTGATGATGAGCACTTCAGCCACGTGAGCCGCTGGGAGTTTACCGGCGTAGGCCAAAGGCCCAATCTGCATCCGGAACCGTTGGTCTTCGAGACGGTCCAGCCGGCCGTGAGGAGCTACAAGTAA
- a CDS encoding succinate dehydrogenase cytochrome b subunit codes for MWKTSIGLKLIVAVTGVLLYLFVIGHMIGNLQVYLGPNALNTYAEKLRALPPLLWTVRIGLLVIAVVHITLTITLAFQNRAARPIRYVRKEAVEASVSSRTMVYSGLALLGFVVYHLLHLTWKLTNPQYASLRDAHDRPDVYAMVVLGFQNPVASVIYIAAMIVLGFHFTHAFSSFFQTVGWSTPRTRPTLERVALILAAIIVVGNISIPLSILLGVVHLPTGGM; via the coding sequence ATGTGGAAGACGTCGATCGGACTGAAACTAATCGTGGCGGTCACGGGTGTGCTGTTGTACCTGTTCGTGATCGGCCACATGATCGGTAATCTGCAAGTCTATCTCGGCCCCAATGCGCTCAACACCTACGCGGAGAAACTACGCGCCCTCCCGCCGCTGCTCTGGACGGTGCGGATTGGGTTGCTCGTCATCGCCGTCGTCCACATCACCCTGACGATCACGCTGGCCTTTCAGAATCGTGCCGCCCGCCCCATCCGTTATGTGCGCAAGGAGGCCGTGGAGGCCTCTGTGTCATCGCGCACGATGGTGTACAGCGGATTGGCGCTCCTCGGCTTTGTCGTGTATCACCTCTTGCACCTCACTTGGAAGCTGACCAATCCCCAGTACGCGTCCCTCCGCGACGCGCACGACCGGCCGGATGTCTATGCGATGGTCGTGCTGGGATTCCAGAATCCGGTCGCCTCGGTGATCTACATCGCGGCCATGATCGTGCTCGGCTTCCACTTCACCCATGCCTTTTCCAGCTTCTTCCAGACCGTCGGCTGGAGCACACCGCGCACGCGTCCGACCCTGGAGCGGGTCGCGCTGATCCTGGCGGCCATCATCGTTGTGGGGAACATCTCGATCCCCCTGTCCATCCTGCTCGGGGTGGTCCATCTGCCGACCGGAGGGATGTAG
- a CDS encoding M1 family aminopeptidase: MISLAAVAVVTVMHAPAVGRTFTRLAGPDRAIYDSLSRPHADPAAFFTVVPGVEWETVLGTYRFESGTLSFFTPVGGRPSGCLFRGVGTLQISPPSAMERDQLERYTGDSILTMSVTEVYFRFFDRAVAAGLYRCCGAPGRGKAPRDADLRSFDHDARDDLAIDLATRGWQSRRDGDWSTSFLYAAPKAPNQRRLHFIWDEAADESIRLWRRPPGATPRGSADLVCSYDRARDAGETPFRVATLHGGFVATHCRAEVTISRPAAVTVDASLTLSLRHPDVATLGLAMAPDLIIDSVWVNGSPAPFIYDDAGAWIIVGVPAGQRLQDSAVARFTYRSTGLLRRLPWSDDFYIRHTTRWLPSGLWSHPAMHDVTFRVPRGFDLVSVGALVSDSLAGDWHVTRWRTYEPVSFISFNYGSFERRTVQVDSGIRLDIYRSRNHRRGLFNSDMSQRVADEIVGAVTLFSQLFGRYPWDHLAATEIPGGHGQGFPQLLHLAWYSFETSRKGITDAFIAHEVAHQWFGHLVGWQTYHDQWLSEGFAEYASAMFVQARHPGGKEFSTMLSRWRQRVLQTGGHRDWHAGPQVAPIWLGYRCASESSPASYSHLVYAKGAYVLHMLRAMLHDERTGSDERFIDMMHDYVRTMSHANAATADFQRVVEAHVGQPMQWFFDQWVYGVQIPRFEYRWDRERLPDGRYIVRGRIDKFDCDSSFRCIMPITFVTDSGRVTIRQEISRSTTIFTSPPLHHNAKEVLFNDGQAILCREKLMAGP; this comes from the coding sequence GTGATCTCGCTCGCGGCAGTTGCCGTCGTCACAGTGATGCATGCGCCCGCAGTTGGTCGCACGTTCACGCGGCTGGCAGGACCTGATCGGGCGATCTACGATTCCCTGTCCCGCCCGCACGCCGATCCGGCCGCGTTCTTCACGGTCGTGCCCGGTGTCGAATGGGAGACCGTGCTCGGCACCTACCGGTTTGAGTCCGGCACGCTGTCGTTTTTCACGCCGGTCGGCGGCCGTCCCAGCGGCTGCCTGTTCCGAGGCGTGGGGACGCTTCAGATCTCACCGCCCTCAGCGATGGAGCGCGATCAACTCGAACGCTATACCGGCGATTCGATCCTCACGATGTCCGTTACCGAAGTATACTTCCGGTTCTTCGATCGTGCCGTGGCCGCCGGCCTGTACCGCTGCTGCGGTGCTCCCGGCCGGGGCAAAGCTCCGCGCGACGCGGATCTTCGATCCTTCGACCACGATGCCAGGGACGACCTGGCCATCGATCTGGCGACGCGGGGATGGCAGTCGCGTCGCGACGGCGATTGGTCGACGTCGTTCCTGTATGCGGCGCCCAAGGCGCCGAACCAGCGCCGCCTGCACTTCATCTGGGACGAGGCCGCCGATGAGAGCATCAGACTCTGGCGCCGACCGCCGGGCGCGACGCCGCGCGGGTCCGCCGATCTGGTGTGCTCCTACGATCGCGCGCGCGATGCCGGCGAGACGCCCTTTCGCGTGGCCACCCTCCATGGCGGTTTCGTCGCCACACATTGTCGCGCGGAGGTCACGATTTCCCGTCCCGCTGCCGTCACCGTGGATGCGAGTCTCACTCTGTCGCTGCGGCATCCCGATGTCGCCACGCTCGGGCTGGCCATGGCCCCTGATCTGATCATCGACAGCGTCTGGGTGAACGGGTCGCCGGCCCCGTTCATCTATGACGATGCCGGCGCCTGGATCATCGTCGGCGTCCCCGCCGGTCAGCGCTTGCAGGACTCAGCCGTGGCGCGGTTCACGTATCGGAGCACGGGGCTTTTGCGCAGGTTGCCGTGGAGCGACGACTTCTACATCCGGCATACGACGCGCTGGCTGCCGTCCGGTTTGTGGTCCCACCCGGCCATGCATGATGTGACCTTTCGAGTTCCCCGGGGCTTCGATCTGGTGTCCGTCGGCGCCCTGGTGAGCGACAGCCTGGCCGGCGACTGGCACGTGACGCGCTGGCGCACCTATGAGCCGGTCAGCTTCATCTCCTTCAACTATGGCAGCTTCGAGCGCCGGACCGTTCAGGTCGACTCCGGGATCCGTCTCGACATCTACCGCAGCCGCAACCATCGTCGGGGGCTGTTCAACAGCGACATGAGCCAACGCGTTGCCGATGAGATCGTCGGCGCCGTGACGCTGTTTTCGCAACTCTTCGGACGCTACCCGTGGGACCACCTGGCGGCCACGGAGATTCCGGGCGGGCACGGCCAGGGATTCCCGCAGCTCCTGCATCTGGCCTGGTACTCCTTCGAAACCAGCCGCAAAGGGATCACCGACGCCTTCATCGCCCATGAAGTCGCCCACCAGTGGTTCGGACACCTCGTCGGCTGGCAGACCTATCATGATCAATGGCTCTCCGAGGGATTCGCCGAGTACGCCTCCGCCATGTTCGTGCAGGCCCGCCATCCGGGAGGAAAGGAATTCTCCACCATGTTGTCCCGGTGGCGTCAGCGGGTCCTGCAAACCGGGGGACATCGAGATTGGCACGCCGGTCCGCAAGTGGCCCCGATCTGGCTGGGATACCGCTGCGCATCAGAATCCTCCCCGGCGTCGTACAGCCATCTCGTGTATGCCAAGGGCGCTTATGTGCTGCACATGCTGCGGGCGATGCTCCACGACGAACGCACCGGGTCTGATGAACGCTTCATCGACATGATGCATGACTATGTGCGAACGATGTCGCATGCGAATGCCGCCACGGCCGACTTCCAGCGGGTCGTGGAAGCCCACGTCGGTCAGCCGATGCAGTGGTTCTTTGACCAGTGGGTGTACGGGGTGCAGATCCCCCGATTCGAGTACCGGTGGGACCGCGAACGGCTGCCGGACGGGCGCTACATTGTTCGGGGGCGCATCGACAAGTTCGACTGCGATTCGTCGTTTCGCTGCATCATGCCGATCACCTTCGTCACCGACTCCGGGCGGGTCACCATCCGTCAGGAGATTTCCCGGTCGACGACGATCTTCACTTCACCTCCCTTGCATCACAATGCCAAGGAGGTCCTGTTCAACGATGGACAGGCCATCCTCTGCCGCGAAAAGCTGATGGCCGGACCCTGA